A single region of the Paraburkholderia sprentiae WSM5005 genome encodes:
- the rpoS gene encoding RNA polymerase sigma factor RpoS: MPKSKRRPPQAESEKISEVTSAAAVDESGASEVEDEVVEERGLDERQSGLDDSEGADTREGTADALPDADDFRALLQAELTADTIQHYLNRISVKPLLTVEEEQKYSRLAKAGEFEARQVMIERNLRLVVSIAKGYLNRGVPLLDLIEEGNLGLMHAIEKFDPTRGFRFSTYATWWIRQSIERAIMNQARTVRLPVHVIRELNQVLRAKRHLEKNSMNSGEAAERRDASIDDIAYLTGKTADEVTDILALNEHTASLDAPLDLDPASSLLDLLSDDQSQSPDAEVQHRELETLTRAWLARLSDKHRHVIERRFGLNHIEPATLEELADEMGLTRERVRQIQQEALVRLKRFFASNGVRKDAVL, from the coding sequence ATGCCGAAATCGAAGCGCCGCCCACCGCAAGCCGAGTCTGAAAAGATCAGCGAAGTCACGTCCGCCGCAGCAGTGGACGAAAGCGGCGCTTCGGAAGTGGAAGACGAGGTCGTCGAGGAGCGCGGACTCGACGAACGCCAGAGCGGCCTCGACGACAGCGAGGGCGCTGACACGCGCGAAGGCACGGCCGACGCGCTGCCCGATGCCGACGATTTCCGCGCACTGCTGCAGGCCGAACTCACGGCCGACACGATCCAGCATTATCTGAATCGCATCAGCGTGAAGCCGCTGCTCACCGTCGAGGAAGAGCAGAAATATTCGCGCCTTGCCAAGGCCGGCGAGTTCGAAGCGCGGCAGGTGATGATCGAGCGCAATCTGCGGCTGGTCGTCAGCATTGCCAAGGGTTATCTGAATCGCGGCGTGCCGCTGCTCGATCTGATCGAAGAGGGCAATCTCGGCCTCATGCACGCAATCGAGAAATTCGATCCGACGCGCGGCTTCCGTTTTTCGACTTACGCGACGTGGTGGATCCGCCAGAGCATCGAGCGCGCGATCATGAACCAGGCGCGCACCGTGCGATTACCCGTGCATGTGATTCGTGAGCTCAACCAGGTGTTGCGCGCGAAGCGTCATCTGGAAAAGAACTCGATGAATTCCGGCGAGGCGGCCGAGCGCCGTGACGCGAGCATCGACGACATCGCCTATCTGACCGGCAAGACCGCCGACGAAGTGACCGACATCCTCGCGTTGAACGAGCACACCGCGTCGCTCGACGCCCCGCTCGACCTCGATCCGGCCAGCAGTCTGCTCGATTTGCTGTCGGACGACCAGAGCCAGTCGCCAGACGCCGAGGTGCAGCATCGCGAGCTTGAAACGCTGACGCGGGCCTGGCTCGCGCGCTTGTCGGACAAGCACCGCCATGTGATCGAACGGCGCTTCGGTCTGAATCACATCGAGCCCGCCACGCTCGAGGAACTGGCCGACGAAATGGGCCTCACGCGCGAGCGTGTGCGCCAGATCCAACAGGAAGCGCTGGTGCGACTCAAGCGCTTCTTCGCCTCGAACGGTGTCCGCAAAGACGCCGTTCTCTGA
- a CDS encoding 3'-5' exonuclease, with protein MTPILVFDIETIPDVAGIRRLEDLPASMSDAEVAEHAFAARREKTGSDFLPHHLQRVAAISCVFRDNNGFRVRSLGAPEDGEATLVQSFYRVIEKYTPQIVSWNGGGFDLPVLNYRALVNGIPAYRFWDLGEDDRDFKWNNYISRYHARHTDLMDVLAMYQARANAPLDALAKMCGFPGKMGMDGSQVWQAFQQGRIEEIRNYCETDVVNTYLLYCRFQLIRGGFSPSEYADEINLVKNALALETAPQWAGYLAAFEQ; from the coding sequence ATGACACCGATTCTTGTTTTCGACATCGAGACGATTCCCGATGTCGCCGGCATCCGCCGTCTCGAAGATTTGCCCGCGTCGATGAGCGACGCCGAAGTCGCCGAGCACGCGTTCGCCGCGCGCCGCGAAAAAACCGGCAGCGATTTTCTGCCGCATCACCTGCAAAGGGTCGCGGCGATTTCCTGCGTGTTCCGCGACAACAACGGTTTTCGCGTGCGCTCGCTCGGCGCGCCCGAGGACGGCGAGGCGACGCTCGTGCAGTCGTTCTATCGCGTGATCGAGAAGTACACGCCGCAGATCGTGTCCTGGAACGGCGGCGGTTTCGATCTGCCGGTGCTCAATTATCGCGCGCTCGTCAACGGCATCCCGGCCTACCGGTTCTGGGATCTCGGCGAGGACGACCGCGATTTCAAGTGGAATAACTACATCAGCCGCTACCACGCGCGCCACACCGATCTGATGGACGTGCTCGCGATGTACCAGGCGCGCGCCAATGCGCCGCTCGACGCGCTCGCGAAGATGTGCGGCTTCCCGGGCAAGATGGGCATGGACGGCAGCCAGGTCTGGCAGGCGTTCCAGCAAGGGCGCATCGAGGAAATCCGCAATTACTGCGAGACCGACGTCGTCAACACGTACCTGCTGTATTGCCGCTTCCAGTTGATTCGAGGCGGCTTTTCACCGTCGGAGTATGCCGACGAGATCAACCTCGTGAAGAACGCGCTTGCGCTGGAAACGGCGCCGCAGTGGGCCGGGTATCTGGCGGCGTTCGAGCAGTAA
- the rlmD gene encoding 23S rRNA (uracil(1939)-C(5))-methyltransferase RlmD, with amino-acid sequence MSRTAPQRRSPRRSSKHARAQAPAPAPVITGNEPVIEIVSLDMEARGVGRTTSEDGTSGKVVFVEGALPGELVSYATYRSKPKFEQAEVVQVLRESVIRTTPKCAYFDICGGCSMQHLDTRAQVAVKQRVLEDNLQHLAKLRPETVFRPIHGPSWGYRYRARLAVRFLPERGGMRIGFHEKKSSYIADMKTCEVLPPHVSALLMPLRFMVRKLSIYDRMPQLELAVGSSVTALVVRNLEPLTAGDEQVLREFADEHDVQFWIQPGGPDTATPFYPLDVQLEYTLPEYGIRMPFKPTDFTQVNHAINRVLVSRVLRLLAPSRTDRVLDLFCGIGNFTLPLGRISREVVGIEGSEALVQRALANAELNGVAGHTSFACRNLFEVTADDLRALGHFDKFLIDPPREGALAIAKALAEIAQSGNGPLPKRIVYVSCAPATLARDAGLLVHEAGYRLVGAGVVNMFPHTSHVESIALFERD; translated from the coding sequence GTGTCCCGAACTGCCCCCCAACGTCGCTCGCCGCGGCGCTCATCGAAGCATGCCAGGGCGCAGGCCCCGGCGCCGGCGCCCGTCATCACCGGCAACGAACCGGTTATCGAAATCGTGTCGCTCGACATGGAAGCGCGCGGCGTAGGCCGCACCACGAGCGAAGACGGCACGTCAGGCAAGGTCGTGTTCGTCGAAGGCGCACTGCCGGGTGAACTCGTCAGCTATGCAACCTATCGCAGCAAGCCGAAATTCGAGCAAGCCGAAGTGGTCCAGGTGTTGCGCGAGAGCGTGATCCGCACGACACCGAAATGCGCGTACTTCGACATCTGCGGCGGCTGCTCGATGCAGCATCTCGACACGCGCGCGCAGGTGGCGGTCAAGCAACGCGTGCTCGAGGACAACCTGCAGCATCTGGCGAAGCTGCGCCCCGAAACGGTGTTCCGGCCGATTCACGGGCCGTCCTGGGGTTATCGCTATCGCGCACGGCTCGCGGTGCGCTTTCTACCCGAGCGCGGCGGCATGCGCATCGGCTTTCACGAGAAGAAGAGCAGCTATATCGCCGACATGAAGACCTGTGAGGTGCTGCCGCCGCATGTGTCGGCGCTGCTGATGCCGCTGCGCTTCATGGTCCGCAAGCTGTCGATCTACGACCGGATGCCGCAGCTCGAGCTCGCGGTCGGCTCGTCGGTGACGGCGCTCGTCGTGCGCAACCTCGAACCGCTGACGGCCGGGGACGAGCAGGTGCTGCGCGAGTTCGCCGACGAGCACGACGTGCAGTTCTGGATCCAGCCGGGTGGTCCCGACACGGCCACGCCGTTTTATCCGCTCGACGTGCAGCTCGAGTACACGCTGCCCGAATACGGTATCCGCATGCCGTTCAAGCCGACTGATTTCACGCAGGTCAATCACGCGATCAACCGCGTGCTGGTGAGCCGCGTATTGCGCTTGCTCGCGCCGTCGCGCACCGACCGCGTGCTCGACCTGTTCTGCGGGATCGGCAACTTCACGCTGCCGCTCGGGCGAATCTCGCGAGAAGTGGTCGGCATCGAGGGCAGCGAAGCGCTGGTCCAGCGCGCGCTCGCGAACGCGGAGCTAAACGGCGTCGCGGGGCATACGTCGTTCGCGTGCCGCAACCTGTTCGAAGTCACCGCCGACGACCTGCGCGCGCTCGGCCACTTCGACAAGTTCCTCATCGATCCGCCACGCGAGGGCGCGCTCGCGATCGCGAAGGCGCTCGCGGAGATCGCGCAGAGCGGCAACGGACCTCTGCCGAAGCGCATCGTCTACGTGTCGTGCGCGCCGGCGACACTCGCGCGCGACGCCGGCCTGCTCGTGCACGAGGCCGGCTATCGGCTGGTCGGCGCGGGCGTCGTCAACATGTTCCCGCATACGTCGCACGTGGAATCGATCGCGCTGTTCGAGCGCGATTGA
- a CDS encoding outer membrane protein assembly factor BamD — protein MRALNTITEAAINLAAIKKAARKVAGYVACAAAVVAIAACHGLPEKTDETATWPNNKLYTEANDALTGGDFGKCAKYFEMLEGRDPFGHFAQQAQINVAYCNWKDNENAAADQAIDRFIQLHPDHPDIAYAYYLKGMIHFNDDLGLFGRFSGQDMSERDPKSLRESYDAFKVVVDRFPNSKYAPDAAQRMRYIVNALASHEVHTADYYYRRGAYVAAINRAQLALREYKNAPAIEDALHIMILSYEKLNNQQLADDTRRVLAGTFPDSPYVTGRARAGTAKSWWQF, from the coding sequence ATGCGAGCCTTGAACACCATCACTGAAGCGGCGATCAATTTGGCGGCCATCAAGAAGGCGGCCCGGAAAGTGGCCGGATACGTCGCGTGCGCCGCGGCCGTCGTCGCTATCGCGGCTTGCCACGGCCTGCCGGAGAAGACCGACGAAACGGCAACGTGGCCCAACAACAAATTATATACGGAGGCGAACGACGCCCTGACCGGTGGTGACTTCGGCAAGTGCGCGAAGTATTTCGAGATGCTCGAGGGCCGCGACCCGTTCGGCCACTTCGCCCAGCAGGCGCAGATCAACGTCGCGTACTGCAACTGGAAGGACAACGAAAACGCCGCCGCCGACCAGGCCATCGACCGCTTCATCCAGCTGCACCCCGATCATCCGGACATCGCCTACGCGTACTACCTGAAAGGCATGATCCACTTCAACGACGACCTGGGTCTGTTCGGCCGCTTCTCGGGCCAGGACATGAGCGAGCGCGATCCGAAGTCGCTGCGCGAGTCGTATGACGCGTTCAAGGTCGTGGTGGACCGTTTCCCGAACAGCAAGTACGCGCCCGACGCCGCGCAGCGCATGCGCTACATCGTGAATGCGCTTGCATCGCACGAAGTCCACACGGCGGACTACTACTATCGCCGCGGCGCTTATGTCGCCGCAATCAACCGCGCGCAGCTCGCGTTGCGTGAGTACAAGAACGCGCCGGCCATCGAAGACGCGCTGCACATCATGATCCTGTCGTACGAGAAGCTGAACAACCAGCAACTGGCCGACGACACGCGTCGCGTGCTGGCCGGCACCTTCCCCGACAGCCCGTATGTCACCGGCCGCGCACGGGCCGGCACGGCAAAGTCGTGGTGGCAGTTCTGA
- a CDS encoding RluA family pseudouridine synthase, with the protein MTRSNTPGTAGAGNGNEDYSVSADPADALGADSLDDDFTGDALAASGPQGSAATAAAVPVRPADEAPRSVVAPDELAGERLDKVLAKVFPEFSRSRLQSWIEAQRVHVDGKPARIRQPVPLGATIELVPDLLPEQLAFTPEPVPLDIVYEDDTLVVINKPAGMVVHPAAGNWSGTVLNGLLHRYGEAAAGLPRAGIVHRLDKETSGLMVVARTLQAQTDLVRQLQARTVKRRYLALVWGNMPDEGTIDAPIGRDPRERTRMAVVTGAAGKPARTHFRRVASAIWQRQPVTAIHCDLETGRTHQIRVHCAHIGHPLLGDPVYGRARGKRSVTPLPDGFARQALHAWRLGLIHPNTGRSMQWRADVPADMEALSAALGLGRDDAGGFDDAYDEDEDYDASLDDGAYDEDSDQDEDDRA; encoded by the coding sequence ATGACCCGCTCAAATACTCCAGGCACCGCAGGCGCCGGGAATGGCAACGAAGATTATAGCGTAAGCGCCGACCCCGCCGACGCGTTGGGCGCCGATTCCCTCGACGACGATTTCACCGGCGACGCGCTCGCGGCAAGCGGCCCGCAAGGCTCCGCGGCCACGGCCGCAGCCGTGCCGGTTCGCCCGGCCGACGAGGCGCCGCGCAGCGTCGTGGCGCCCGACGAACTGGCCGGCGAACGCCTCGACAAGGTGCTCGCGAAGGTATTTCCGGAGTTCTCGCGCAGCCGTCTGCAAAGCTGGATCGAGGCGCAGCGGGTACACGTCGACGGCAAGCCGGCCAGGATCCGCCAACCGGTGCCGCTTGGCGCCACGATCGAACTCGTGCCCGATCTGCTGCCCGAGCAGCTCGCCTTTACGCCCGAGCCGGTGCCGCTCGACATCGTCTACGAGGACGACACGCTCGTCGTCATCAACAAGCCGGCCGGCATGGTCGTGCATCCGGCCGCCGGCAACTGGAGCGGCACCGTGCTGAACGGTCTGCTGCACCGCTACGGCGAGGCCGCGGCGGGTCTGCCGCGCGCGGGCATCGTGCATCGGCTCGACAAGGAGACCTCGGGACTGATGGTGGTCGCGCGCACGCTCCAGGCGCAGACCGACCTCGTGCGTCAGTTGCAGGCGCGCACGGTGAAGCGCCGCTATCTCGCGCTCGTGTGGGGCAACATGCCCGACGAAGGCACGATCGACGCGCCGATCGGCCGCGATCCGCGCGAGCGCACGCGCATGGCCGTGGTGACGGGCGCGGCCGGCAAGCCGGCGCGCACGCATTTCCGGCGCGTCGCCTCGGCGATCTGGCAGCGTCAGCCGGTCACGGCGATTCACTGCGATCTGGAGACCGGGCGCACGCATCAGATTCGCGTGCATTGCGCGCATATCGGCCATCCGTTGCTTGGCGACCCCGTGTACGGACGCGCGCGCGGCAAGCGCTCGGTCACGCCGCTGCCGGACGGCTTCGCGCGTCAGGCGCTGCACGCGTGGCGGCTCGGGCTGATCCATCCGAACACCGGCCGCTCGATGCAATGGCGCGCCGACGTGCCCGCCGATATGGAGGCGTTGTCGGCGGCGCTCGGTCTGGGGCGCGACGACGCGGGCGGGTTCGACGACGCGTATGACGAGGATGAGGACTACGATGCATCGCTCGACGACGGCGCGTACGATGAAGACAGCGACCAGGACGAGGACGATCGCGCATGA
- the pgeF gene encoding peptidoglycan editing factor PgeF gives MSRNLPELSFADVVQPPWNVSPRVRALVTTRDGGVSDAPFGRWRDGADRPGGLNLGLKTGDDPAAVASNRARLVALTGVREAAWLEQIHGAAIVRAEDALAHAREHGAPARADAGVTDRAGIACVVMVADCMPVLLCDEAGRAVGAAHAGWRGLAAGIVEQTAARVAALAGVQANELHAYLGPSIGPNAFEVGTDVRDAFMNGTDGAQRNAAAKAFVAHPENAGKYLADLPALARLRLQRLGVTRISGGDLCTVTLRERFYSYRRDRETGRMAALIWIDEQAQSIAD, from the coding sequence ATGAGCAGGAATTTGCCGGAACTGAGTTTTGCCGATGTCGTGCAACCCCCGTGGAACGTGTCGCCGCGCGTGCGCGCGCTGGTGACCACCCGTGACGGCGGCGTCAGCGACGCGCCGTTCGGCCGCTGGCGCGACGGCGCTGACCGGCCAGGCGGTCTGAATCTGGGCCTGAAGACCGGCGACGATCCCGCCGCGGTCGCGAGCAATCGCGCACGGCTCGTCGCGCTGACCGGTGTTCGCGAGGCCGCGTGGCTCGAACAGATCCACGGCGCGGCCATCGTACGTGCGGAGGATGCGCTCGCGCACGCGCGCGAGCATGGCGCGCCGGCGCGCGCCGACGCGGGCGTCACCGATCGCGCGGGCATCGCGTGCGTCGTGATGGTGGCCGATTGCATGCCGGTGCTGTTGTGCGACGAAGCGGGGCGCGCGGTCGGCGCGGCGCATGCCGGCTGGCGCGGACTCGCGGCGGGCATCGTCGAGCAGACGGCAGCGCGGGTCGCGGCGCTGGCGGGGGTGCAGGCGAACGAGCTGCATGCGTACTTGGGACCGTCGATCGGGCCCAACGCATTTGAAGTCGGCACGGACGTGCGTGACGCCTTCATGAATGGGACCGACGGCGCACAACGCAATGCGGCCGCGAAGGCATTCGTCGCGCATCCCGAGAATGCCGGCAAATATCTCGCCGATCTGCCCGCGCTCGCGCGCCTGCGTCTGCAGCGGCTCGGCGTGACGCGCATCAGCGGCGGCGATCTGTGCACGGTCACGCTGCGCGAGCGTTTTTACTCGTATCGCCGCGACCGCGAAACCGGCCGTATGGCCGCGCTGATCTGGATCGACGAACAGGCGCAATCCATTGCCGATTAA
- the phaC gene encoding class I poly(R)-hydroxyalkanoic acid synthase, whose protein sequence is MQQFLDAWMNAWRSFGAPPNGTMFQIPSLPHMPDLAQIAAGFPQIPAFPGMPDFSKLAAGALPSLPALSIPAAAIPPERLQKLQTDYSREAMELIQQATTSASKAPELKDRRFSADAWSAAPAYAFTAAWYLLNARYLQQMVDALDTVPKMRERIRFAVQQWTAAASPSNYLALNPEAQKTLLDSNGESLRQGVMNLLGDLQRGKISQTDESRFAVGENLANTEGSVVFENELLQLIQYKPRTPSVRERPLLIVPPCINKFYILDLQPENSLVAHALDSGHQVFLISWRNADQSIAHKTWDDYIDEGVLTSIDTVRKISGREQINTLGFCVGGTMLATALAVAAARGEHPAASMTLLTAMLDFSDTGVLDIFVDEAHVQMREQTIGGKNGAPPGLMRGIEFANTFSFLRPNDLVWNYVVDSYLKGRTPVPFDLLYWNSDSTSLPGPMYVWYLRNTYLENKLREPGALTTCGEPIDLTKIDVPTFIYGSREDHIVPWQTAYASAPLLTGPLKFVLGASGHIAGVINPPAKNKRSFWKLDTDAKTLPERADDWFDAATEVPGSWWPEWTGWLDQYGGKKVKPRATLGSDEFPVIEPAPGRYVRQRE, encoded by the coding sequence ATGCAGCAATTTCTCGACGCCTGGATGAACGCATGGCGTTCGTTCGGCGCCCCGCCAAACGGCACGATGTTCCAGATTCCCTCACTGCCGCACATGCCGGACCTCGCGCAGATCGCGGCAGGCTTCCCGCAAATACCCGCGTTTCCCGGCATGCCCGACTTCAGCAAGCTCGCCGCCGGCGCGCTGCCGTCGTTGCCGGCGCTGAGCATTCCCGCCGCCGCGATTCCGCCCGAGCGTTTGCAGAAGCTGCAGACCGACTATTCGCGCGAAGCGATGGAACTGATCCAGCAGGCCACCACGTCGGCGAGCAAGGCGCCCGAACTCAAGGACCGGCGCTTTAGCGCGGACGCCTGGAGCGCGGCGCCGGCCTACGCGTTCACCGCCGCATGGTATCTGCTGAACGCGCGCTATCTGCAGCAGATGGTCGACGCGCTCGACACCGTGCCGAAAATGCGCGAGCGCATTCGCTTCGCGGTTCAGCAGTGGACCGCGGCGGCCTCGCCGAGCAACTACTTGGCGCTGAATCCCGAAGCGCAGAAAACGCTGCTCGACAGCAACGGCGAGAGCCTTCGCCAAGGAGTGATGAACCTGCTCGGCGACCTGCAGCGCGGCAAGATTTCCCAAACCGACGAATCGCGTTTCGCGGTTGGCGAGAACCTTGCCAACACCGAGGGCTCGGTCGTGTTCGAGAACGAGCTGCTGCAGCTGATCCAATATAAGCCGCGCACGCCGAGCGTGCGCGAGCGGCCGCTGCTTATCGTGCCGCCGTGCATCAACAAGTTCTACATTCTCGATCTGCAGCCCGAAAACTCGCTGGTCGCGCACGCGCTCGATTCGGGCCACCAGGTGTTCCTGATTTCGTGGCGCAACGCGGATCAGTCCATCGCGCACAAGACATGGGACGACTACATCGACGAGGGCGTGCTCACGTCGATCGATACCGTGCGCAAGATCAGCGGCCGCGAGCAGATCAATACGCTCGGCTTCTGCGTCGGCGGCACGATGCTCGCCACCGCGCTCGCGGTGGCCGCGGCGCGCGGCGAACATCCGGCCGCGTCGATGACGCTGCTCACGGCGATGCTCGACTTCTCCGACACGGGCGTGCTCGACATATTCGTCGACGAGGCGCATGTGCAGATGCGCGAGCAGACCATCGGCGGCAAGAACGGCGCGCCGCCGGGACTGATGCGCGGCATCGAGTTCGCCAACACGTTCTCGTTCCTGCGTCCGAACGACCTCGTATGGAACTACGTCGTCGACAGCTATCTGAAGGGCCGCACGCCGGTGCCGTTCGACCTGCTGTACTGGAACAGCGACTCGACCAGTCTGCCGGGGCCCATGTACGTCTGGTATCTGCGCAACACGTATCTTGAGAACAAGCTGCGCGAGCCCGGTGCATTGACCACCTGCGGCGAGCCGATCGATCTAACGAAAATCGACGTGCCGACCTTCATTTACGGTTCACGCGAAGACCATATCGTGCCGTGGCAAACCGCGTATGCGTCGGCGCCACTGCTTACCGGACCGCTGAAGTTCGTGCTCGGCGCATCGGGCCATATCGCCGGCGTGATCAATCCGCCCGCGAAGAACAAGCGCAGCTTCTGGAAGCTCGATACCGACGCGAAGACGCTGCCCGAACGCGCGGACGATTGGTTCGACGCGGCGACCGAAGTGCCCGGCAGCTGGTGGCCCGAATGGACCGGGTGGCTCGATCAGTACGGCGGCAAGAAAGTGAAGCCGCGCGCCACGCTGGGCTCCGACGAATTCCCGGTCATCGAGCCGGCGCCGGGCCGCTACGTGCGGCAACGGGAGTAA